In Streptomyces sp. TLI_146, the genomic stretch GGTCGGTCCGCGCTGGCCCTGGTACCGGGACCCGTACCGCTCCGAGCCGTACGGCGACTCGGCGGAGGAGGTCAGCCGGAAGAGGCACAGCTGCCCGATCTTCATGCCCGGCCAGAGCTTGATCGGGAGGGTCGCGAGGTTGGAGAGCTCCAGCGTCACATGGCCCGAGAAGCCCGGGTCGATGAAGCCGGCCGTGGAGTGCGTGACCAGGCCGAGCCGCCCGAGCGAGCTCTTGCCCTCCAAGCGGGAGGCGAGGTCGTCGGGGAGGGAGATGACCTCGTAGGTCGAGGCGAGCACGAACTCACCCGGGTGCAGGATGAAGGGCTCGTCGCCGTCCGGCTCGACGAGCCGGGTGAGGTCCGCCTGCTCGACCGCGGGGTCGATGTGCGGGTACCGGTGATTCTCGAACACCCGGAAATAGCGGTCGAGCCGCACATCGATGCTGGATGGCTGGACCATGGATTCGTCGTACGGATCGATACGGACGCGACCCGCGTCGATCTCGGCCCGGATGTCCTTGTCTGAGAGAAGCACGTCCCGAGGATACGCAGGGTGCGCGGGGCTGCCGTAATCGGACAGACCCGCGCGTGCCACCGCGTACCGGTTACGTGATGCCCGTCCGCCGCCTACCGGCTCCCGTACGCCACCGGGACGGCGTGCCGCAGCCGGGCGCAGCGGGGGCACCGGAGCAGCCGGCCGGGCCCGATCCGCTCGGCCCCGAGCTGCTGCATCGGGAACGAATCGGTGGTGAAGACGTGCCCCTCGGCACAGCGGACGACGGTGCGCTCCAGCGAGTCCATCAAGTGGCTCAAGTCCCTTCCCCAACAACAAGCATGGACGGAGAAACCACCACATTAAGGGATGAACGGGACGCCACTCCAGGCGGCACTCCGACGAGGCGCCCGCCCTGCACCGTACGCCCCAACTCCGGCCCCCGGCACCCGAATCCCGCCACCTCGGCACCCCCTTCACGCCACCCGGAACGCGAACAGCCCCCGGGCGGATACGCCGGGGGGCTGGCATGGGGTAGGGTGAGCAACGATGCGAATCCCCTTCGGGGGATCGTTGCGCGAGTGTAGTTTAATGGTAGAACATGAGCTTCCCAAGCTCAGAGCGCGGGTTCGATTCCCGTCACTCGCTCCACAGCTAAGGCCCTGGTCAGAGACCGGGGCCTTGTTTGTTGTCTGGACCGCTTCGGGGGCGCGTGCCACTCGCGTGCCATAAGCGCCGGAAGGCCGATGTGTCAGGGTCGGTTCCTCCCCGGAGGAGCGGGTCCTCGTGCCTGGTCTGTGGCGGGGCGGGAGGCCGTGAATGGTCTCCCGCCCCGCCGGCCGGATGGCTAGAAGAGGTACTTGTACATCTGCCAGCCGCCGCCGATCCGCTGGCGTCCGGCGAAGTTGCCCTTGCCGTTGCCGGCGTAGGACCACAGGACTCCGGAGTTGTCCCGGGCCAGCAGGTCCGGCTTGCCGTCGCCGTTCAGGTCGCCCGCGCCGACCAGGGCGTTGTAGACCTGCCAGCCGCCGCCGACCTTGACGCGGGGGGCGAGGGCGCCGGTGCCGGTGCCGGGGTACAGCCAGAGGACTCCGGAAGCGTCGCGGGCGAGGAGGTCGGCCTTACCGTCGCCATTCATATCGCCCGCGCCCGCGAGGGTGTAGCCCGTCCAGCCCCGGCCGATCTTCACCCGCGCCTTGAAGTTCCGGGCGCCGTTGTCCGCGTACAGGTACAGGTCGCCCGTGGACGCCTCGCGGGCGAGCAGGTCCGCGCGGCCGTCACCCGTCAGGTCGCCCGGGGAGGTCAGGGTGTCGTAGATGTTCCAGCCACCCCCGATTCGCGTGTACGGGGCCGACGACGTCAGCGGTTGGCCGCAGCCCGGCGTGTAGACGCGCAGTTCGCCGCTCGCCACCCGCACCACGACGTCGTTGCAGCGGTCGCCGTTGAAGTCCCCGAAGGGGGCCGCGGCGGTCGCGGACCTCCAGCTGGCGCCCGAGAGCTTGCCGTCGACACCGCCGCGGCCGTCACCGAGGCGCAGGTCGGCGACACCATCCGGCGTGATGCCCAGCAGCTCGCCGAAGCCGTCGCCGTCGAAGTCCCGGTACGTGGTCGCGTAGCCGTACGCGGTGATCGCGCCAGAGGTGACCTTGCGCATCCCGGTGCCGTCGCCGTTGTCCGCGTGGAGCGTCCAGGTGTAACGGCCACCGGTGACGGCCTCGCCGGTGTCGGTGGTGCCGTCCCACTCAGCGGTCAGGGAGATGCCCTGCCGGTGGCCACCGATCTTCCTGACGAGTCGTCCGGCGGCGTCCGTCACCGTGATGTGCCAGTCGGCGGGGGCCTGCGACAGCTGCCAGGAGCCGCGCCAGGGCTGCGCCTTCCCCGCCGGGAGCGTCCGGAGCCACGAGGCCGCGTCGGAGTCGAGGAGGGCCAGGGGAGAGCGCGGGACGTGCAGCGGCTTGATGTGAACGCGCTGCTCCTCGTCGACATAGGCGACGCGGTCGCCGAACTTGTCGACCGTCCAGTTGACCCGCCGGTCGTAGGGATCCGAGCCCGTTGTTAGCACGCTCAGGTCGCCCAGTTCGGATGTGGTGGGGGTACTGCCTGCCCCCTTGCTGAAGTCGGTGAGCGTCAGCTTCTTCGCGGTGTGGTCGTGGCGGACCGTGAAGCCGTCGCCGAGCAGCACGTCCCCGCCGGGCACGGCAATGCTCTTGTTCGTCGTTCGGTCGAGGACGCCGGCACTGTCCGGGCCGCAGCTCCAGTAGATCCAGCGGCCGAGGGCCTGGAGCTCGTTGGCGGAGCAGCCGATGTCCAGCGTCTCGACGACCCGCTTGGCTTTGAGGTCGTACGCCTCGACCTTGCTCGCCCCCGACATGAACCTGACCCGCCACAGCGTGTTGCCCCACAGTGCCGCAGAGTTGACGTCGTTGAGCAGAGCCGGGTCGTCTTGCCCCGTCGCCAGGTCTCCGAAATGGTCGCGCCCCGGCGTCCTTCCGAGGACGTAGTGGCCGAAAGCGTCGTCGAGCCGGGCGTCCTCCCCGAGCCGCACCGCCTGCATCGTGCCGGGAGCCGTCGGCGAAACGAGCATCTGCCCGTCGACGTACGCGGTCCTCCCGTTGCCCATGGCCTGGGGCAACTTCCCGCCGCTGAGTACCAGCGAGCGCACCACGGGAGCCGTGGCCTCGGGCGCGCCGGTGAGAGTGACCTGCCGCTCGTACAGGGCCATGAGCGGATTCGCGTCGGCGGTGCTGAAGTAGCTCAGTGTCCCGGCGCCGAGCGCGATCCCGTCGATCTGGGCCGTTACGGGCGGCACTTTCCGTACGACATCGAGGGTCGGGGTCCCGTCCGCGCCGGCCGTGACCTGGCGTACCGCCCAGTCCTTGGGGCCGGTGCCGCCGGTGACGAGGAAGCTGCCGTCGGGGGCGGGCGTGATGTCCTCGTCGGCGTACGGGAGCAGTTCGCGGGGTGTGCCGCCCGTGACCGGCATGGCCCAGAGCTTGTTTCCCTGGACGTACTGCTCGGCGCTCACGTCCAGGCCCCTGCGGAAGACGACCCAGTCGCCAACCACACCGAAGGAGGCGTAATCCTGTTCGTTTCCGGTTGCCTTGGGCATCGGGACCGTGACGGTCCTGGCCGACGGATCGTCCCGGCGCAGGGTGCGCAGCTGCGGGTTTCCTCTGTCGTACGTCAGGATGTGGTTCCTCCCGAGTACGACGTAGCCCTTCTTGAAGTCTGCCGGAAGCGGCCTGAGCGTCCGCGTTCCGTAGTCCATGAAGTAGTCGGCGGACTTGCCGTCCGGCTGTGCCACGCTGAACAGCGCGCCATTGGGGTCCTGCTCGCGCGCGAGCAGCAGAGGACCGTTCCCGGGGCCGCCCATGTTCTGCGGAAGGTTTTCGACCGGGTGCTCGATCGTCTTGCCGTCCACCACCTGGAACACACTGACGGCACTGACCATCCGATCCGCCGTGGACCTGTACGCAACCACTGAATCGGCGGTGTACGCCCGCGTCCAGACGTAGCCCGGCGGCAGGTCCACCGTGGTGGTTCCGCCGGCAACGCCGCTGATGGCGACCTGGTGCGTGCCGTCGGCGGCCGCGGAGGGCTTGGCCCGCAGCCCCGAGTGCTCGTCGTACCTGGGCCTTGCGTATTCACGGAGCTGCTGGGTCTCGCCGGTGCGGTAGTCCGTCCACAGCTTGCCCGACGCGCCCTCCTGATAGTGGACGTAGCCGCTCGCTCCGGCCTCTACCAACTGGTCCTTGCGCGGCAGGTATCGCGCGCCCGCCGGCAGCACCACCTCACCGGAGTCACCGGGCTCGCCGGTGGCCGCGATCGCGGGAACGGCGCTCGTCACGACCCCGAGTGCCGCCGCGCCCGCGACCGCACTCCGCACGAACATGTGACGTCTCAAGACAGGCCCTCCCAGAAGTGACGCAAGGGCATGGGAGAGCGCGGCGGCGTGCGCGTGGCGCAGCCCGTGGTCGTACGAAGTGATGGCCCCCCGGCCGTAACCCCCCCATGCAAGTGGAGCG encodes the following:
- the dcd gene encoding dCTP deaminase produces the protein MLLSDKDIRAEIDAGRVRIDPYDESMVQPSSIDVRLDRYFRVFENHRYPHIDPAVEQADLTRLVEPDGDEPFILHPGEFVLASTYEVISLPDDLASRLEGKSSLGRLGLVTHSTAGFIDPGFSGHVTLELSNLATLPIKLWPGMKIGQLCLFRLTSSAESPYGSERYGSRYQGQRGPTASRSYLNFHRTQV
- a CDS encoding FG-GAP-like repeat-containing protein, translated to MRRHMFVRSAVAGAAALGVVTSAVPAIAATGEPGDSGEVVLPAGARYLPRKDQLVEAGASGYVHYQEGASGKLWTDYRTGETQQLREYARPRYDEHSGLRAKPSAAADGTHQVAISGVAGGTTTVDLPPGYVWTRAYTADSVVAYRSTADRMVSAVSVFQVVDGKTIEHPVENLPQNMGGPGNGPLLLAREQDPNGALFSVAQPDGKSADYFMDYGTRTLRPLPADFKKGYVVLGRNHILTYDRGNPQLRTLRRDDPSARTVTVPMPKATGNEQDYASFGVVGDWVVFRRGLDVSAEQYVQGNKLWAMPVTGGTPRELLPYADEDITPAPDGSFLVTGGTGPKDWAVRQVTAGADGTPTLDVVRKVPPVTAQIDGIALGAGTLSYFSTADANPLMALYERQVTLTGAPEATAPVVRSLVLSGGKLPQAMGNGRTAYVDGQMLVSPTAPGTMQAVRLGEDARLDDAFGHYVLGRTPGRDHFGDLATGQDDPALLNDVNSAALWGNTLWRVRFMSGASKVEAYDLKAKRVVETLDIGCSANELQALGRWIYWSCGPDSAGVLDRTTNKSIAVPGGDVLLGDGFTVRHDHTAKKLTLTDFSKGAGSTPTTSELGDLSVLTTGSDPYDRRVNWTVDKFGDRVAYVDEEQRVHIKPLHVPRSPLALLDSDAASWLRTLPAGKAQPWRGSWQLSQAPADWHITVTDAAGRLVRKIGGHRQGISLTAEWDGTTDTGEAVTGGRYTWTLHADNGDGTGMRKVTSGAITAYGYATTYRDFDGDGFGELLGITPDGVADLRLGDGRGGVDGKLSGASWRSATAAAPFGDFNGDRCNDVVVRVASGELRVYTPGCGQPLTSSAPYTRIGGGWNIYDTLTSPGDLTGDGRADLLAREASTGDLYLYADNGARNFKARVKIGRGWTGYTLAGAGDMNGDGKADLLARDASGVLWLYPGTGTGALAPRVKVGGGWQVYNALVGAGDLNGDGKPDLLARDNSGVLWSYAGNGKGNFAGRQRIGGGWQMYKYLF